A region of Helicoverpa zea isolate HzStark_Cry1AcR chromosome 16, ilHelZeax1.1, whole genome shotgun sequence DNA encodes the following proteins:
- the LOC124637649 gene encoding uncharacterized protein LOC124637649, producing the protein MPLRKVSSCKKDFIDLLHRMAEIINMQLVDYVVEFGIEEVDIYCAGTYKVQLKGIAGGQKIRKNVVVKWHQESRLRACFRESYRREYIFYKCVVPKLLDVQNLIKNEGIKIKFPNCILASDEYNKEVIAVMGLKEDGYELRNRLCRSDMSYVTLVIKNMAKMHALSFILERTNPAAFEEIARLCNEDVQYREAGPPPKCMKSYYEASVKAVLDENARHKLQRLTPDIRTILYKCTLPDKYSTICHGDCWNNNIMYKHKGRKPVEVIFVDYQLMRLASPVTDISYFLYMSTDGPFLNKHYDQVINIYYGTLTAVLRHCNLDVEDVYPWSIFQKHLKEYSVLGLIEALISMMIITAPYDDALKMTEMKYEQHDEEVCEDECRHSSLFVERVNGIVDDFFERQYSLDAIFRK; encoded by the exons ATGCCATTAAGAAAAGTTTCAAGTTGTAAAAAAGATTTCATAGACTTGTTACATCGAATGGCCGAGATAATTAATATGCAGTTAGTTGATTATGTGGTGGAGTTCGGAATCGAAGAGGTGGATATATATTGTGCTGGGACTTACAAAGTGCAGTTAAAAGGAATCGCTGGTGGTCAGAAGATCAGGAAAAACGTAGTGGTGAAGTGGCATCAAGAGTCGAGGTTACGTGCATGCTTCAGAGAATCTTACAGACGCGAGTACATTTTCTATAAATGTGTGGTGCCCAAGCTGCTCGATGTTCAAAACCTTATAAAAAACgaaggtataaaaataaagttcccTAACTGCATTttggctagtgatgaatataacaAAGAGGTGATCGCCGTAATGGGCTTGAAAGAAGATGGATATGAACTTCGAAATCGACTTTGTAGATCGGATATGAGCTATGTTACACTTGTGATTAAGAATATGGCAAAGATGCATGCGCTGTCATTTATTTTGGAAAGAACGAATCCTGCTGCGTTTGAGGAGATAGCTCGACTGTGCAATGAAGATGTACAGTACAGAGAGGCCGGACCTCCACCGAAGTGTATGAAGTCGTATTACGAAGCGTCTGTAAAAGCGGTGCTTGATGAAAACGCGAGGCATAAGCTGCAGCGGCTTACTCCAGACATAAGGACAATTCTATACAAATGTACTCTGCCAGATAAGTACAGTACTATCTGCCACGGTGACTGTTGGAACAACAACATTATGTACAAACATAAG GGCCGCAAGCCCGTGGAAGTCATATTCGTGGACTACCAACTGATGCGGCTCGCTTCACCAGTCACTGACATTTCCTACTTCTTATACATGTCCACCGACGGACCCTTCCTCAACAAACACTACGATCAAGTCATCAACATATACTACGGCACATTGACAGCGGTCCTACGACATTGCAATTTAGACGTTGAAGATGTCTACCCATGGAGTATTTTCCAGAAACATCTAAAGGAGTATTCGGTCCTCGGGTTAATAGAGGCTCTAATCTCAATGATGATAATAACAGCGCCGTACGACGACGCCCTCAAAATGACTGAAATGAAATATGAACAACATGATGAAGAGGTTTGTGAGGACGAGTGCCGGCACAGCTCATTGTTTGTAGAAAGAGTAAACGGAATTGTGGACGACTTCTTTGAAAGACAATATTCTTTGGATGCCATATtcagaaaataa